One window of the Rosa rugosa chromosome 3, drRosRugo1.1, whole genome shotgun sequence genome contains the following:
- the LOC133737570 gene encoding uncharacterized protein LOC133737570, translating into MASTYDVNGIPTVTLNTIQLLTGYNYKKWRNQVDFYLAMNQNMDLCLTEDEPEILTSESTDEEKKHYKEWHKANKMAKNVIRTTMSDTVRGSIEEPDLAMDFLYAIHDMYRESDKAEGARLAKEFNDLKYTGTGKVREHIMKLIEINAQLRDLNMGVTDDYVVHTALHSLPNSFSQLRTSYNAQKEKWSLKELIAICVDEEDRIRKEREPSTSVNLVEKPKKKYQN; encoded by the exons ATGGCCTCAACTTATGATGTCAATG GAATCCCTACTGTGACCTTGAACACCATTCAGCTCCTAACTGGCTATAACTACAAAaagtggagaaaccaagtagatttTTACCTAGCCATGAACCAGAACATGGACCTTTGCTTAACCGAGGATGAACCTGAGATACTTACCAGTGAGAGCactgatgaagagaagaaacaTTATAAGGAGTGGCATAAAGCTAACAAGATGGCAAAGAATGTTATTAGAACTACCATGTCAGACACAGTTAGAGGAAGTATAGAGGAACCTGATCTAGCCATGGACTTTCTGTATGCTATTCATGACATGTATAGGGAGAGTGACAAGGCTGAGGGAGCTAGGCTGGCAAAGGAGTTTAATGACCTTAAATACACTGGAACTGGAAAAGTGAGAGAGCACATCATGAAGCTTATTGAGATTAATGCTCAGTTAAGGGACCTCAACATGGGGGTCACAGATGATTATGTAGTGCACACTGCACTGCATTCCTTACCTAATAGTTTTAGCCAACTAAGAACCAGCTACAATGCTCAGAAGGAAAAATGGAGCCTCAAGGAGCTGATTGCCATTTGTGTAGATGAGGAGGACAGAATTAGGAAGGAAAGAGAGCCGAGTACCTCAGTGAACCTTGTTGAGAAGCCTAAGAAGAAATACCAGAACTAG